DNA sequence from the Bacillus pumilus genome:
ATGAAGTCATGATCGTCAATGGCAAAGGCAGTATCTTTACAGGGGAAACCTTTAAAGGAACAAGAATTGTGAAGGAAAAGGAGGCGGTCCTGTGAGTCATCTCTTTCAAACTTATGGACGGTGGAATGTTGAAATTAAAGAGGCAGCAGGTTCTTGGGCATTCGATACAAATGGGAAAAAATATTTAGACTTTATACAAGGCATTGCGGTCACAAATCTCGGTCATAATCACCCAAAGGTCAATCAAGCCATCAAGAAGCAGCTTGATCACGTCTGGCATGTATCGAATCTATTTGAAAATGGGCTGCAGGAAAAAGCAGCAGAAAAGCTGGCTGCAAACAGTTCAGGGGATCTCGTGTTTTTCTGTAATAGCGGAGCTGAGGCAAATGAAGGTGCAATCAAATTAGCGCGTAAAGCAACAGGGAAAACAAATATTGTGACTTTTTTGCACTCTTTTCATGGGCGCACGTATGCTGGTATGGCTGCTACAGGTCAAGATAAAATCAAAACGGGCTTTGGCCCTATGCTGGAAGGCTTTCATTATGTACCGTTTAATGACCCAGACGCTATTGCTGCATGTGAAGTCGATGATGTGGCAGCGGTGATGCTTGAGGTTGTGCAAGGAGAAGGTGGCGTAAATCCAGCGACAACAGAATTTCTAGAAGCTGTTCAAGCGTTTTGCCAAAAGCATGAAGCACTTCTGATCGTAGATGAGATTCAAACGGGTATTGGACGTACAGGAACAGCATTTGCATACGAACAGACGGGACTTGATCCTGATATTATCTCTTCTGCTAAAGGATTAGGAAATGGCTTCCCAGTCGGTGCAGTCATCGGGAAAAAGGCTTTAGGAGACGCATTCTCACCAGGTTCACATGGAACAACTTTTGGTGGCAATATGCTTGCCATGGCTGCTGTGAATGCAACACTCGATGTCATTTTCAAAGATGAGTTTCTGACAGAAGTCAAAGAAAAAGGCGCTTATCTGCTAGAAAAACTACAAGATCTGAAACAACTGAATATCGTAAAAGAAGTACGCGGAAAAGGATTGATGGCAGGGGTTGAATGTCATCAGCCAGTCGGAGATTATATCACAGCTCTGAGAGAACAGGGGTTGCTAGTACTTCCAGCTGGTCCGAATGTGATTCGGTTATTGCCTCCGCTGAATGTAGAAAAAGCAGAAATAGATCAAGCAATAGAAGCGATGACTCATGTTTTAGCAAATGAAACAGTGACGGTATAAATTTTTTTGCATCTAAACGCATAAAAATGCATCTATATTACTAATTATTCAATTTGGGGTGACACAAGCATGAAAGGTTATTTAAATTTAGAAGATGGAGCCTCTTTTGAAGGAGATCTGACAGGAGAAGCTGGCATGACAGGTGAAGTGGTTTTCTTTACAGGGATGACAGGTTACCAAGAGGTGCTCACAGACCCTTCCTATAAGGGACAAATCATTGTTTTCACATATCCACTCATCGGAAATTATGGCATTAATCATGAAGACTTTGAGAGCAAAAAACCACAAGTGAAAGCTGTCGTTGTGTATGAAGCAGCGGATCATTTCTCTCACCATCTTGCAGCGGTTAGCTTAAAAGATTATTTACAGAAGTGGAACATTCCGCTTCTGACTCATACCGATACACGTGCAGTCGTGCAAAACATCCGGGCAAATGGGACGATGAACGCTGTGATCAGTGTAGACGAAAACGAAACACCGCCGGCCATGAAACAAGACAATGTGATCGCACAGGTGACAGAGGATGAAATCTACACTCAAGGCAGCGGCGAGGAACATGTAGCGCTTATTGATTTTGGCTTTAAAAAATCAATAGCAGATTCGCTTGAAGCGCGCGGCTGTAAAGTAACCGTCATTCCGTACAAACAGCTGGAAAAGGTGTTTGAAATGAAGCCAGATGCGGTCCTGCTATCGAATGGACCTGGAGATCCCAAAACAATGAAGCCATATTTAAAAACCATTCATGACATCATGATGACCTTCCCGACACTTGGAATCTGCTTAGGTCATCAATTAATCGCTCTTGCACTTGGCGGGGATACGTATAAGCTTCCATTTGGCCACCGCGGGGCGAATCACCCTGTACAAGATACAGAATCCAAACGTGTTTTCATGACAAGTCAGAATCACAGCTATGTGGTGAATGAAAAAAGCATGAATGACAAAGAAGTGGACGTGAAATTCCTTCATGTTAATGATGGATCTGTCGAAGGATTCATTCATAAAGAGAAGCTCATTATGTCAGTTCAATTTCATCCAGAAGCACACCCAGGTCCTGCTGAAAGTGAATGGGTATTCGATGATTTTATTGAGAAAGTGAAACAAGCAAGGAGAGAAGTTGCACATGCCTAAAGATCAAAGCATACAAACCATTCTAGTCATCGGGTCTGGTCCAATCATCATTGGTCAGGCAGCTGAATTTGATTACTCAGGAACACAAGGATGTATGGCCCTAAAAGAAGAGGGCTACAAAGTGATTTTAGTGAATAACAATCCAGCAACCATTATGACAGACGAATCATTTGCTGATGAAATCTATTTTGAACCGCTTTCAGTTGATTCAGTGACAAGAATCATCGAAAAGGAAAAACCAGATGGTCTTTTAGCCAACCTTGGCGGACAGACCGCTTTAAACCTTGCTGTCGAGCTCGAAAAAGCCGGTGTGCTGAAAAAGCACGGGGTAACCCTGCTCGGAACGTCAGTTGAAACAATTGAAAACGGTGAAGATCGAGAGAAATTCCGTGCTCTCATGAAGCAGTTGAACGAACCTGTGCCAGATAGTGAAATTGTGGATAATGCAAAGGATGCCCTTCAATTTGCAAAAGAAGTAGGCTTCCCAGTCATTCTAAGACCAGCATACACACTTGGCGGTAAGGGCGGCGGAATTGCTTTAACAGAAGAAGCGTTTAAACCGCTCATTGAAGGAGCCCTTTTAGCGAGCCCGATTCATCAGTGTTTAGTTGAAAAAAGCATTGCGGGCTTTAAAGAAGTCGAATATGAGGTCATGAGAGACCGTCAAAATACGTGTATTACGGTTTGTAATATGGAAAATATCGATCCAGTTGGTGTGCATACAGGAGATTCGATTGTCGTTGCACCTTCGCAAACATTAACAGACCAGGATTATCAAATGCTTCGTTCAGCAAGCCTGAAAATCATTTCAGCACTCGATGTAGTCGGGGGATGCAACATCCAATTCGCCCTTGATCCACTCAGTAAAGAATACTTTGTCATTGAGGTGAATCCGCGGGTTAGTCGTTCATCTGCTCTTGCCTCAAAAGCAACGGGCTATCCGATTGCTAAAATGGCAGCAAAGCTTGCGGTAGGCTATACACTAGACGAACTGAAAAACCCGCTCACAGGCACAACTTATGCTAGTTTTGAGCCGGCACTCGATTATGTCGTCGTGAAATTCCCGCGCTGGCCGTTTGATAAATTTAAACAGGCAGATCGGCAATTAGGTACAAAAATGAAGGCGACTGGCGAAGTCATGGCGATTGACCGTAATTTAGAGTCAGCCATCCAAAAAGCGGTCGCCTCTCTTGAAATCAAAACAAAGGGTTTCCACCTGTCAGAATTGAAAGATCAATCGACTGAACAACTATTTGAGCTTGTCAAAACACCAGACGATCGACGTTTCTTTGCTGTCATGGAACTTCTTTCAAGACAGGAAACGGTTGAAGCGATCCATCAAGCGACGAAAATCGATCTATTCTTCTTACATGTATTCAACAATATGATCACGCTCGAACAGGAATTGAAGAACCATGAAGGAACGCTCTCCAAAGACATCTTGAAAAAGGTAAAGGAAAAGGGCTTCCTTGATGAAACGATTGCTCTTCTAACAGGCAATAGTGAAGAGGCTATTAGACAGCTTCGTCAAGAATATGGCATTACGGCTTCATTTAAGATTGTCGACACATGTGCAGCGGAATTTGATGCAAAAACGAACTACTTCTATTCCACATACTTTGGCAAAAGTGATGGAGAGCATCAAGAGAAAACAAAACAGCGTGCACTCATCATTGGCTCTGGTCCAATTCGAATTGGGCAAGGAGTCGAGTTTGACTATAGTGCGGTGCATGGCGTTCTTACCCTGCAAAAGCTTGGCTTTGAAACGATCATGATGAACAACAATCCAGAGACGGTCAGTACGGATTATGAAATCGCAGATCGTTTATATTTTGAGCCCATTACATTAGAGCACATCTTAAACGTTGTGGAAGCAGAGCAAATTGATTTCGTCATCGTTCAATTTGGCGGACAGACTGCCATCAATGTAGCAGAAGGCTTAGAAAAAGCGGGCATTACGTTGTTAGGTACATCCTTTGACACGCTAGATGCGCTGGAAGATCGTGATCTGTTCTATCAGCTTCTTGATGAACTGAACCTACCTCATGCAAAAGGAAATACAGCTCATTCAAAAGAAGAAGCGCTCACGCATGCTAACAGCATCGGTTACCCTGTGTTAATTCGCCCATCGTATGTCATTGGCGGAATGGGAATGATTGTTGTCCAGTCAGAAGCGCATTTGACGTCACTACTTGATCAGCCAGATCATTTGCCGTATCCAATTTTAATTGATGAGTATGTCACTGGAAAAGAAGTTGAAGTGGATCTGATTTCTGACGGAAAAACGACCTTCATCCCAACGATCGTGGAGCATATTGAGAAAGCAGGCGTCCATTCAGGTGACAGCTTTGCCATCTTACCAAGTGTCTCCATCAGCGAGGACATCAAACAGCAGGTGCATATTGCGTCCGAACAAATAGCGAAGAAATTAGCGTTTAAGGGCATTATGAATATCCAATTTGTGATCAAAGGGGATCAGGCGCTTGTACTAGAGGTGAATCCGCGGGCGAGCCGGACCGTTCCAGTTGTCAGCAAGGTGATGGGCATTGACATGATTCCACTTGCGACTCAATTACTAGCTGGTGCAACGCTTGAAGAACTGAACCCAGTAACGAAAAACAAAGGGGGAACAGCGGTCAAATTCCCAGTCTTCTCATCACATGCCATTCAAGATATTGACTTAAAGCTGACACCTGAAATGAAAGCGACAGGAGAAGGAATGTGTGTAGGCAAAAACGCCGAAAGCGCCTTGAAAAAAGTGTTTGCGTCGATCTGGCATCAGAAAGGTAGCCTCTTTATAAAAGGCAGTGAACAATTGGTAGATGAAGCAAAACATGCAGGCTTTGACGTCTGGACGGACAGCTTTGACACTTGGCTGCAAAACGAAGATAAATCCCTTCATATCCATTTAGGCGAAGATGAAGAGGCAAAAGAGCAACGCGTAAAAGCACTCACACACGGCGTCCAAGTTCTAACAGAATATGAAACAGTTCAAGCATTCCTGCAAGGAAAAAATGGAGATGTATCACCAGTATCGCTCCAAGAATTATACAAAAAGGAAGTGACGGCATGAGTCAAGTTGACGTGCAACCGACATTATACGGAAAAGACTTTTTATCATTAAAAGATTTCTCAATCAATGACATTGCTTATTTAATTGAAAAAGCGGAAGAAATGAAACAAAACCCATACCAAGATTTATTCAAAGGGAAAACGTTAGCGATGATCTTTGAAAAATCGTCAACTAGAACCCGCGTGTCGTTTGAAGCGGGAATGACGCAGCTTGGGGGACATGCGCTCTTCCTCAGCTCAAATGATTTGCAAATCGGCAGAGGAGAAACGATCAGTGATACAGCGCAGGTGCTGTCTGGCTATGTAGACGGCATTATGATTCGAACCTTTGAACATGAGAAGGTCGAGGAGCTGGCACAATACGCGTCCATTCCTGTCATCAATGGACTGACTGACTACTCCCATCCATGCCAGGCACTTGCTGATTTATTGACGATAAAAGAAGCAAAAGGAACATTAAAAGGAATCAAAGTCGCCTACATCGGTGACGGAAATAACGTAGCTCACTCCTTGATGGTTGGCTGTGCGCAGCTAGGCTGTGATATTGCAGTTGCATCACCAAAAGGCTATGAACCACTTCAAGAAGTAACAGACACAGCACGTGAGTTTGCAAAACAATCAGGCGCAGAAGTCATCGTTACGACAGACCCTGTCGCTGCTGTCCAAAATGCAGATGTCATTTATTCCGATGTGTTTACAAGCATGGGGCAGGAAGCAGAAACAGAGAAACGCCTTGCTGAATTTAAAGAATATCAAGTCAATGACGCACTAATGCGTCATGCAGCAAAGGATTATATTTTCCTTCATTGTCTCCCGGCACACCGCGGAGAAGAAGTGACAGCAGACATTATTGACGGACCGCACTCAAAAGTATTTCAGCAGGCAGAAAACCGCCTGCATGTTCAAAAAGCATTAATCAAAGAGCTCATGTATCAACAAACCAAATAAATGAAAAGCATCCCTGACTCGTAGGAGCAGGGACTTTTTGCATAAAGGATTGGAGAAGCAAGTCACGGGACATAATAACATCATCGAGAAAGGAGGATGGAAATGGGTCAGCAGCATCAGTTTAAATCAGGGAATAAAGCACCAAATAATGGTGTGTATGTCGAGATCGGTGAAACCGGCAGTATGGTGAAAGATCCTTTAAAGATTAAGCTTCAAGCAGGCGACGTCTTTCCGGATAACTCGAACCATAACCGTGTTTGGACCTATCAGAGAAAGCCATAAGCAATTGACTAAGAGTCGGCTGGAATAAGTCTTTAGAGGCATGTGTCATGCCTCTTTTTTCTTTATAATAAAAAACAATTAAGTTCAAATTTTCAAATAAATAGTATGAATAAAAGAGAATTTAAGGTAAAATATGTAAGTGAGATTAACTAGTTGAAAGGATTTGTGTGATGGAAAAGATGAATCTCAGTGAAAGTGTTTGGAATAAACGCTTCACCTCATTATTCATATCAAGACTCATTAAAAACACAGGAGAAAGTTTTGCTTTTACATCCGTCCTTTGGCTATTGATTTTGAGAGGGGATGGAGCGCTCGGTACAGGACTTCTCCTAGCAGTAACCGTACTTCCTTCATCTTTGCTAGCCCCAATACTAGGACCTCTTATGAAAAAGCACCATTTGTCTAAATGGATGTTCGCTTCAGACGTCGTTCGAGCAACCATTGTACTCATTATTCCGCTACTGCATTTTTCGCATCTATTGCCATTATGGTTATTGATCTCATTAATGGTTATTCAATCGGCAACAGGTGCAGCGTATAACCCAGCCTCGGTGGCGATTTTACCGCAGATTGTACCGAAGCATCTGATTCAAAAAGCAAATGCCATCCTGCAATCTTCTTTTGAAATTGTCGCACTTGCAGCAGTCATGGTCGCTGGTCTCTTAGTCAAATTAATCGGACCTGCAGATACCCTGCTCATCACCACTGCCTTATTCATCATATCCGGCCTGTTTATTATCGGTGTTAAATTAAAGAAAACCGCTGAAGACAAAGCAGCAGGTATAAAACAAGCAAAGAATACATATTTTTATAACTTAAAAAGAGGGTTTCTCGTCGTCAAAAATCATCACATTTTATTTGCACTGACGCTGTATTGTATTTTAATGAATGTCGCTGCAGCTCCGTGGCAGGCACTATCTGCTGTATACGTAGCAGAAGCATTGCAAAGCGATTCTATGGTGTATTCCATTTTAAGAGGTGTTGCTGCAGTCGGCGCGTTTATGATGGGCTTTGCTCTGGCGAAGATAAAAATTAAGAGATTTGGTTTGTTCTTTATTGTCGCTGGTATGATTGAAGGAGCTGCGTTCTTTATCACAGGGATGAGTACATGGCTGCCAGTCGTTCTACTAGCTTCCTTTATATTCGGTGCCGCCGTTAGTGCGATCAATGTACCGGAAATGGTCATTATTCAAACGTCTGTCGACCAAGATGATCAGCCGCAAGTATACGCGGTGATCAATGCTTCATCAAATGTTTTCCTCCCGTTTGCAGCTGTCGTATCAGGCGTTCTGGCAGAAAGATTTGGAGCGGGACCTGTCATTGCTGGCGGCGGGGTCCTTGAAATTTTATCAGGTATCGCGATCTTCCTGTTTACAGGGCTTGCGAAAAGCCATTTGACAGCAGACAAACAGAAGTCCGAAACCGTCGAGGTGTAATCAATAAAAAACCCCCTGTAGCTGCAGGGGGTTTTAGCGTACCGCTTTTCAAGCAAAAAGAAAAAGAGCTAAAATCAAGATCATTTTAGCTCTTTCTCGCATTCATCTCTTACGTATTAAGAGTGTTTTGTTGAACTTTCCGTTTCTTTCATTGGACTTACTTCAGCAAAGATGAATAAAATAACCGTAAACACCACTGCAAGAATAGAAGTCAAAGTAAAGTCATAAGCAGCGCCATTCATCGAAGCAACGATGTAACCAGCCATATGTGTCAGCAGAAAAGTCCAAATGAGGGTGATAATATAATGCATAATCCCACCGTCCTTTATGTAACAATCTATTAATTATCATACCATAGATACGAGTGAGGGGAAAAGACTGTTTTAGCCTTTATGTGACCATTTTTAGACCTTCTTCTATAAAAATAAAAAGAATTCTTCTGTCATTAGGGGATTTCCTTATTCCTACAAGAGTTGTTGTTCATATGATAGAAAGCAGAATCACTGAAAGGAGGCTGGCCATATGGGTGTAAGCGAACGGTTTTTCCAGCTTGGTTCCCAGTGGAACGTCATTCACCTTCCTCAAAAACCAAATGGCTTTGGCATTCTTATCCTCGGTGACCGAAATCACTTTGTGCAGGAAAATACATCATTCTGGCTTCAGCACTATGGAAGAAACCAGCTTTTAACTGCCTTAAAGGATGAAGGATATACATTGTTTAATAGTCATCTTCATGGGAATCACTGGGGATGCGAAGATGCTGTTTTTAGTACAAAGCAGCTCGTTCATCACACATTAAAACAAGAAATATTAAACCGGGAAATTCATGTGCTGGCAGAGGGGATGGGTGCACTCGTTGCTATGAGCCTTGCTGAAGAGATGCCAGAAGTGCTAAGATCCATTGCGATGGTGAATCCATGTCTGCATCTCTATGCACAACGGGAAAGAGAAAAGGAACACAAATTCTTTTATAAACAGCTAATCAAAGAATTAGCGAAGAGCTACGGCTGCTCTGAAAAGGAAGCGGAAACGTATCCGCTCCCAGCTTGCCCTGTTCATTCTGCTCATGTACCGATTCACATATGGCAAAGACTAAACGGTGCACCCTATGCATATGAACTGCATGCAAAGCCTTTTATTGATCAGCACATGAAGAATCCAGAGCATTGTCAGATCGATCTCACCTTGCATATGTTTGATCATCCGAGAAGAATCTTTCAATCCATTCACAAGTTTTATAAATCGCATGAAAGAGAATTGTGATGAATAGGATGATAACAGCCCTTCATGGAAAGGGCTCTTCTTTTTATTCGATAAGCTAAAAAAGGGGACATGGACATGGAGACAGGACTGATCATAGGGGCAGATGAATTTTTTGGCCTAGCGCTGTGTGAATATATGATGAAAGAGGGCATTCAAATGGATATCACATGCCCTCATGAGCAAACAGAAGAGCAAAAGAGGTTATTAGAAGAACGAATGATGTGGCTTGGCAGAAATGATCTTTTCCGTGTCATTGACCTTCAGGATGGGAAAGACACGTATGATCTGATCTTTATTCAATCAGAAGAACCAGATAAAAGACAGGAAGACTTGAAAGCGGCGCATGGCATGTACCAGGTTCTTTACGAAAAAAACGAAGACGAATCATCCAATCAGAAAGTGCCGGTTGTTATTCTTCCTCGTATGTTTGGACCATGGACACTTGATAAAGAAAGAACGAAGCGTGATGAGGCATTTTTTGTAGAAGATGTAGCAAGGGATTTGTTCAAGTGGGCATCAGGCTCTGAACAAAGACAGGAAATAACACATGAATTGAAGGTAGAAAGACAAACAGATGACAAACAAGCAGAAGAAATGATGGCAGAATGGAAAAGACAAAACTCAACATTTTTCGACAAAAAGCAAGAATGATCTTCCATCTTATCTTTTTTCAGTATAAAATAAACCTATATTTAACATACAGGTTCATGCCTGCATGTGGCAAAGGGAGTTGAACATGGCATGAAGTATCAGCGGCTTGTCATGATCTTTTCGTTCCTTCTCCTATTATCTGCCTGCTCACAGGCACCTTTAAAAGGACAGATTGAGAAGGTGGGTTTACTCGTCCCCGATACAATTAATGATCAAGTTTGGGGAACGAAAGGTTATAAAGGCTTATTAAATATTCAATCAACATTTGGTGTAGATGTTTATTATAAGGAAGGAATGGTCGACAAAGAGAAAATCGTTGATGCCATTGAAGAATTTCACAAAAAAGGAGTCAATTTGATTATTGGCCATGGCAGTGAATACAGCGAAATTTTCAACATCATTAGTGAAGATTATCCGAAAACACAATTTATCACGGTAAATGGAAACAAGCCTCAGGCGGATAATGTTGCGAATGTGACGTTTAAAGGTGAAGCGATGGGCTTTTTTGGAGGCATGACAGCAGCACATATGTCAA
Encoded proteins:
- a CDS encoding acetylornithine transaminase, whose product is MSHLFQTYGRWNVEIKEAAGSWAFDTNGKKYLDFIQGIAVTNLGHNHPKVNQAIKKQLDHVWHVSNLFENGLQEKAAEKLAANSSGDLVFFCNSGAEANEGAIKLARKATGKTNIVTFLHSFHGRTYAGMAATGQDKIKTGFGPMLEGFHYVPFNDPDAIAACEVDDVAAVMLEVVQGEGGVNPATTEFLEAVQAFCQKHEALLIVDEIQTGIGRTGTAFAYEQTGLDPDIISSAKGLGNGFPVGAVIGKKALGDAFSPGSHGTTFGGNMLAMAAVNATLDVIFKDEFLTEVKEKGAYLLEKLQDLKQLNIVKEVRGKGLMAGVECHQPVGDYITALREQGLLVLPAGPNVIRLLPPLNVEKAEIDQAIEAMTHVLANETVTV
- a CDS encoding carbamoyl phosphate synthase small subunit, which encodes MKGYLNLEDGASFEGDLTGEAGMTGEVVFFTGMTGYQEVLTDPSYKGQIIVFTYPLIGNYGINHEDFESKKPQVKAVVVYEAADHFSHHLAAVSLKDYLQKWNIPLLTHTDTRAVVQNIRANGTMNAVISVDENETPPAMKQDNVIAQVTEDEIYTQGSGEEHVALIDFGFKKSIADSLEARGCKVTVIPYKQLEKVFEMKPDAVLLSNGPGDPKTMKPYLKTIHDIMMTFPTLGICLGHQLIALALGGDTYKLPFGHRGANHPVQDTESKRVFMTSQNHSYVVNEKSMNDKEVDVKFLHVNDGSVEGFIHKEKLIMSVQFHPEAHPGPAESEWVFDDFIEKVKQARREVAHA
- a CDS encoding carbamoyl phosphate synthase large subunit: MPKDQSIQTILVIGSGPIIIGQAAEFDYSGTQGCMALKEEGYKVILVNNNPATIMTDESFADEIYFEPLSVDSVTRIIEKEKPDGLLANLGGQTALNLAVELEKAGVLKKHGVTLLGTSVETIENGEDREKFRALMKQLNEPVPDSEIVDNAKDALQFAKEVGFPVILRPAYTLGGKGGGIALTEEAFKPLIEGALLASPIHQCLVEKSIAGFKEVEYEVMRDRQNTCITVCNMENIDPVGVHTGDSIVVAPSQTLTDQDYQMLRSASLKIISALDVVGGCNIQFALDPLSKEYFVIEVNPRVSRSSALASKATGYPIAKMAAKLAVGYTLDELKNPLTGTTYASFEPALDYVVVKFPRWPFDKFKQADRQLGTKMKATGEVMAIDRNLESAIQKAVASLEIKTKGFHLSELKDQSTEQLFELVKTPDDRRFFAVMELLSRQETVEAIHQATKIDLFFLHVFNNMITLEQELKNHEGTLSKDILKKVKEKGFLDETIALLTGNSEEAIRQLRQEYGITASFKIVDTCAAEFDAKTNYFYSTYFGKSDGEHQEKTKQRALIIGSGPIRIGQGVEFDYSAVHGVLTLQKLGFETIMMNNNPETVSTDYEIADRLYFEPITLEHILNVVEAEQIDFVIVQFGGQTAINVAEGLEKAGITLLGTSFDTLDALEDRDLFYQLLDELNLPHAKGNTAHSKEEALTHANSIGYPVLIRPSYVIGGMGMIVVQSEAHLTSLLDQPDHLPYPILIDEYVTGKEVEVDLISDGKTTFIPTIVEHIEKAGVHSGDSFAILPSVSISEDIKQQVHIASEQIAKKLAFKGIMNIQFVIKGDQALVLEVNPRASRTVPVVSKVMGIDMIPLATQLLAGATLEELNPVTKNKGGTAVKFPVFSSHAIQDIDLKLTPEMKATGEGMCVGKNAESALKKVFASIWHQKGSLFIKGSEQLVDEAKHAGFDVWTDSFDTWLQNEDKSLHIHLGEDEEAKEQRVKALTHGVQVLTEYETVQAFLQGKNGDVSPVSLQELYKKEVTA
- the argF gene encoding ornithine carbamoyltransferase, with product MSQVDVQPTLYGKDFLSLKDFSINDIAYLIEKAEEMKQNPYQDLFKGKTLAMIFEKSSTRTRVSFEAGMTQLGGHALFLSSNDLQIGRGETISDTAQVLSGYVDGIMIRTFEHEKVEELAQYASIPVINGLTDYSHPCQALADLLTIKEAKGTLKGIKVAYIGDGNNVAHSLMVGCAQLGCDIAVASPKGYEPLQEVTDTAREFAKQSGAEVIVTTDPVAAVQNADVIYSDVFTSMGQEAETEKRLAEFKEYQVNDALMRHAAKDYIFLHCLPAHRGEEVTADIIDGPHSKVFQQAENRLHVQKALIKELMYQQTK
- a CDS encoding YjzC family protein, producing the protein MGQQHQFKSGNKAPNNGVYVEIGETGSMVKDPLKIKLQAGDVFPDNSNHNRVWTYQRKP
- a CDS encoding MFS transporter, which gives rise to MEKMNLSESVWNKRFTSLFISRLIKNTGESFAFTSVLWLLILRGDGALGTGLLLAVTVLPSSLLAPILGPLMKKHHLSKWMFASDVVRATIVLIIPLLHFSHLLPLWLLISLMVIQSATGAAYNPASVAILPQIVPKHLIQKANAILQSSFEIVALAAVMVAGLLVKLIGPADTLLITTALFIISGLFIIGVKLKKTAEDKAAGIKQAKNTYFYNLKRGFLVVKNHHILFALTLYCILMNVAAAPWQALSAVYVAEALQSDSMVYSILRGVAAVGAFMMGFALAKIKIKRFGLFFIVAGMIEGAAFFITGMSTWLPVVLLASFIFGAAVSAINVPEMVIIQTSVDQDDQPQVYAVINASSNVFLPFAAVVSGVLAERFGAGPVIAGGGVLEILSGIAIFLFTGLAKSHLTADKQKSETVEV
- a CDS encoding YjzD family protein, which codes for MHYIITLIWTFLLTHMAGYIVASMNGAAYDFTLTSILAVVFTVILFIFAEVSPMKETESSTKHS